A part of Thermocrinis albus DSM 14484 genomic DNA contains:
- a CDS encoding DsrE family protein produces MRVAFILKGDPFSWKSHEAIRIALAMGINHQVDLILLKDGVYTFTRWRPHDLGIEGLEKLLENMDYVAVRLIVEDTSAEERGLKETDFVKKVEFMSVEDIKGLLQRAEAVLVW; encoded by the coding sequence ATGAGGGTGGCTTTCATACTGAAGGGTGATCCCTTCTCCTGGAAGAGCCACGAGGCGATAAGGATAGCTTTAGCTATGGGTATAAACCATCAGGTGGACTTGATCCTCCTAAAGGACGGTGTTTACACCTTCACTCGCTGGAGACCTCATGACCTGGGTATAGAGGGTCTGGAGAAACTTCTGGAAAACATGGACTACGTGGCGGTAAGGTTGATAGTGGAGGACACCTCTGCTGAAGAGCGCGGTCTAAAAGAAACAGACTTTGTTAAGAAAGTGGAGTTTATGAGTGTAGAGGACATAAAAGGACTTCTTCAGAGGGCGGAGGCTGTGCTGGTATGGTGA
- a CDS encoding sulfurtransferase TusB, producing the protein MVKTLWLVRKLGDFASDLVDEEDVVVLLQDAVLRFPSRKGWYACKEDAEARGLSLPPDKLKSYAEIADLIVQAKKVVVW; encoded by the coding sequence ATGGTGAAAACCCTGTGGTTGGTCAGAAAGCTGGGAGACTTTGCATCCGATCTTGTGGATGAAGAGGATGTGGTGGTCTTACTACAGGATGCCGTCCTACGCTTCCCCAGTAGGAAGGGATGGTACGCTTGCAAGGAGGATGCAGAAGCGAGAGGACTCAGTCTTCCTCCTGACAAGCTCAAAAGTTACGCGGAGATAGCAGATCTGATAGTTCAAGCCAAGAAGGTGGTGGTGTGGTGA
- a CDS encoding 6-pyruvoyl trahydropterin synthase family protein: MRWQISKTFRFEAGHRVWKQNLTYGRGAQFTVTKETPINKCVNLHGHSYLLEVVLGSDYLSEQEMVMDFHHIKSALKDLIETMDHSFIIDVHDPMYPELKELAEKYGSLKIFPVDFCPTAEALAKFFYDFLTERLREAGLLGEVKVVKVTLWETATSKAEYYGE; encoded by the coding sequence ATGAGATGGCAGATAAGCAAGACCTTTAGGTTTGAAGCAGGACATAGAGTTTGGAAACAGAACCTCACTTACGGGAGAGGTGCCCAGTTTACCGTCACCAAGGAAACACCCATCAACAAGTGTGTAAACTTACACGGCCACAGTTACCTTCTGGAAGTGGTGCTAGGTTCGGACTATCTTTCTGAGCAGGAAATGGTAATGGACTTTCACCACATTAAGAGTGCTCTGAAGGATCTCATAGAGACCATGGATCACAGTTTCATAATAGATGTCCACGATCCTATGTATCCGGAACTCAAAGAGCTGGCGGAGAAATACGGAAGCCTCAAGATCTTTCCAGTAGATTTCTGCCCTACGGCAGAGGCCCTGGCCAAGTTTTTCTACGACTTCCTTACGGAACGCCTCCGTGAAGCTGGTCTTTTAGGGGAGGTAAAAGTGGTGAAGGTCACACTGTGGGAGACAGCCACCTCCAAAGCTGAGTATTACGGTGAATGA
- a CDS encoding primosomal protein N' translates to MNLRIALPNGRLITAQLDQHPPDPLGYRVLLQLPSGSYTGLVVGVSNTGTPVKGFFPDTKAVTDLQHLQVVKDTAQHYGLMPWQLLFQLIPSAFIWEEREYLVATETSFLDKLSSEIVDYVRKRGKVTEDYLRKKFSDRQELINLLIKKKILRRVTQWDIPAGDAEYASHLFRLAVPYSKAVELLKKGRAREKALRLLLLIAQRGSVSREELQEEGFSSKDISYLVKKGIITPFPYTEKAPEKPPPPPPPSSPPILLKKVGTSTLVMGSVERLTDRLLRILKEETEAGRSTFVVCLSNEAFQFLYPILKENFGSLVVGLTSRLPPTEFIKSWFSASEGKRIVVGTRVALMVPISHPGAVVIFDDTGSKLVNGVDLRNMVYQLALLYGADFYYFTPAPDLTSYRHVYEGRWRWENLGYSATVRIFRREPNQIVTPSLMKEVSCDGEHLFLVHKEGFSYAYCPRCDFLLSCPRCDSFLTLSVERNQLFCTRCGFRASGNLCIHCGTPLQYQGFGVEKAIEYLGSDCLLDTFPSSLQLRERVVILNADNILSVPMFNAGERFYRYLHRARAVAKKELLLQTLLPDSLVEEYLREDFLERELIRRKEENLPPFRRGIWAVFQQEEKYIRSKLGDVPIRKKGKLYEVFLLVNKENFPSVMKQIRSLNPIFLEVL, encoded by the coding sequence ATGAACCTGCGTATAGCCTTACCCAACGGCAGACTGATCACAGCCCAACTGGACCAGCACCCACCTGATCCCTTAGGTTACAGAGTTCTCCTTCAACTACCTTCCGGAAGCTACACAGGTTTGGTGGTAGGTGTATCCAATACAGGGACACCTGTGAAGGGTTTCTTTCCTGACACAAAGGCTGTTACAGATCTACAGCACCTTCAGGTGGTAAAGGACACGGCCCAGCACTACGGACTGATGCCGTGGCAGTTACTCTTTCAACTTATTCCTTCTGCCTTCATCTGGGAGGAGAGGGAGTATCTGGTGGCCACGGAAACTTCCTTTTTGGATAAGCTGTCTTCAGAGATTGTGGACTACGTGAGAAAAAGGGGTAAAGTGACAGAAGACTACCTGAGAAAGAAGTTCTCCGATAGACAGGAGCTGATAAACCTTCTCATAAAGAAAAAGATCCTGCGCAGAGTAACCCAGTGGGATATACCGGCGGGTGACGCCGAGTATGCTTCTCACCTCTTTCGTCTTGCGGTACCTTACAGCAAGGCGGTGGAACTCTTGAAGAAAGGGAGAGCACGAGAAAAGGCCCTTCGTCTCTTGCTTCTGATAGCTCAGAGAGGTTCCGTCAGTAGGGAGGAGCTTCAGGAAGAGGGTTTTTCCTCCAAAGACATCTCTTACCTTGTAAAGAAGGGCATCATAACACCCTTTCCTTACACCGAGAAAGCTCCGGAAAAACCTCCACCTCCACCTCCACCTTCTTCTCCCCCCATCCTTCTGAAAAAGGTGGGAACGTCCACTTTGGTAATGGGTAGTGTGGAGAGGCTAACCGATAGACTTCTGCGTATCCTGAAGGAAGAGACAGAGGCCGGAAGATCCACCTTCGTTGTTTGTCTGTCCAACGAGGCCTTTCAGTTCCTTTACCCTATCCTTAAAGAAAACTTTGGATCTCTGGTAGTTGGTCTCACTTCTCGCTTGCCTCCCACAGAGTTTATAAAGAGTTGGTTTAGTGCATCGGAAGGAAAAAGGATAGTGGTGGGGACTAGAGTTGCTCTGATGGTACCTATCTCTCATCCCGGAGCTGTGGTTATCTTTGACGACACTGGCAGTAAATTGGTGAACGGTGTGGATCTTCGCAACATGGTTTACCAACTGGCTCTCCTTTACGGTGCGGATTTTTACTACTTTACACCGGCTCCCGATCTTACCTCTTACCGTCATGTATACGAAGGAAGATGGCGATGGGAAAACTTGGGATACTCTGCCACCGTTAGGATATTCCGGAGGGAGCCCAACCAGATAGTAACGCCCTCTCTCATGAAGGAAGTCTCCTGTGACGGTGAACATCTCTTTCTGGTCCACAAGGAAGGGTTTTCCTACGCCTACTGTCCACGCTGTGATTTTCTCCTTTCTTGTCCGAGATGTGACAGCTTCCTCACCCTATCTGTGGAGAGAAACCAACTTTTCTGTACCCGATGCGGGTTTCGTGCTTCAGGAAACCTATGTATCCACTGTGGTACTCCTCTGCAGTACCAGGGTTTTGGTGTAGAAAAAGCTATAGAGTATCTGGGTAGTGACTGCCTTTTGGACACTTTTCCCTCCAGTCTTCAACTTAGGGAGAGGGTGGTGATTCTTAACGCCGACAACATCCTTTCTGTACCTATGTTCAACGCAGGAGAGCGCTTTTACAGATATCTTCACAGAGCCAGAGCGGTGGCAAAGAAAGAACTCCTCCTGCAGACCCTCTTGCCTGACTCTTTGGTGGAGGAGTACCTGCGAGAGGATTTTTTGGAGAGAGAGCTCATAAGGAGAAAGGAGGAGAACCTTCCTCCGTTCAGGAGAGGCATCTGGGCGGTTTTTCAACAGGAGGAAAAGTACATAAGGTCCAAGCTGGGAGATGTTCCCATCAGAAAGAAGGGAAAGCTGTACGAGGTTTTTCTCTTGGTAAACAAAGAAAACTTTCCTTCTGTAATGAAGCAGATAAGAAGCCTGAACCCCATCTTCCTGGAAGTTCTATAA
- a CDS encoding NAD(P)H-dependent glycerol-3-phosphate dehydrogenase translates to MARIGVLGGGRWGTALSLHLARQGHQVLVFDIKSEVVESLRRGQNPYWEDVDTPKGIDATTELLEVIGFSQVLLLALPVQSIREALKDVDLNGKKVVSASKGLEVETSLRVSQILKEISPHCEVMCLSGPSFAREVAKGLPTAVVLAGEEEESLRYVQSLFFSPYFRVYLSTDLVGVELGGSLKNVVAIACGVSDGLGFGDNARAALITRGLAEMVRLGEKLGAKRETFYGLSGLGDLVLTATSSQSRNYTLGYLLGKGHSLSSALEKIGQVVEGVHTVMAVVKLSQELDVRAPISYAVYRLLQGEDPLQVAHQLLMNPPPHREFE, encoded by the coding sequence ATGGCGCGCATAGGTGTCTTAGGTGGGGGGCGGTGGGGAACCGCTTTATCTTTGCACCTGGCGCGACAAGGACATCAGGTCCTCGTGTTTGACATAAAGAGTGAGGTGGTAGAGAGTTTACGGCGAGGTCAGAACCCTTACTGGGAAGATGTGGATACACCGAAGGGTATAGATGCCACCACAGAGCTGCTGGAGGTTATCGGTTTCTCCCAGGTTCTTTTACTGGCTTTGCCTGTCCAGAGTATAAGGGAAGCTCTGAAGGATGTGGACCTGAACGGTAAGAAGGTGGTGAGTGCTTCCAAAGGTCTTGAGGTGGAAACCTCTCTGCGTGTGTCCCAGATACTGAAGGAGATATCTCCCCATTGTGAAGTTATGTGTCTCTCAGGTCCGTCTTTTGCCAGAGAGGTAGCCAAAGGTCTTCCTACAGCGGTAGTTCTCGCAGGAGAAGAGGAAGAATCTCTCAGGTACGTGCAGAGCCTCTTTTTCTCTCCCTACTTCAGAGTATACCTATCTACAGATCTGGTAGGTGTAGAGCTGGGAGGGTCTCTCAAGAACGTGGTGGCCATAGCGTGTGGAGTTTCCGACGGTCTTGGTTTTGGTGACAACGCCCGCGCAGCCCTCATAACCAGAGGTTTAGCGGAGATGGTGAGGCTAGGTGAAAAGCTGGGTGCCAAGAGAGAGACCTTTTACGGCCTTTCGGGATTGGGGGATCTTGTTCTTACGGCCACATCTTCCCAATCCCGTAACTACACCTTAGGTTATCTGTTGGGTAAGGGACACAGCTTGTCTTCTGCCCTTGAGAAGATAGGTCAGGTGGTGGAAGGTGTACATACAGTGATGGCTGTGGTGAAACTGTCGCAGGAGTTAGATGTTCGTGCACCTATCAGTTACGCTGTTTATCGCCTTCTTCAAGGTGAGGACCCTCTACAGGTGGCTCACCAGCTTCTGATGAACCCTCCTCCTCACAGAGAGTTTGAATAA
- a CDS encoding ABC transporter ATP-binding protein has translation MKEPILELREVYKRVGEEHILRGINLTIYKGEFVALVGPSGSGKSSLLYIMGLLDSPSEGEVLFQGEKVDFRKEEKLSFLRNVRIGFVFQFHYLIPELSLLENVMLPALKRGMKQREAKEKALYLLEKLGLKGKEHRKPYQVSGGEQQRTAIARALINDPSLLLADEPTGNLDSTNTSVVMDIFRRINAEGTTVVMVTHEMELVQKVGRVVEMKDGRLVPFPYDGS, from the coding sequence ATGAAGGAGCCTATCTTGGAGCTGAGGGAGGTTTACAAAAGGGTAGGTGAAGAACACATTCTGAGAGGTATAAACCTCACCATCTATAAGGGAGAGTTTGTAGCTCTCGTGGGACCATCCGGCTCTGGAAAGAGCTCCCTCCTCTACATAATGGGTCTTCTTGACTCACCCTCAGAGGGTGAAGTTCTCTTCCAAGGTGAGAAAGTGGACTTTCGGAAGGAAGAAAAGCTCTCCTTTCTTAGGAACGTGAGGATAGGTTTCGTCTTTCAGTTTCACTACCTTATACCCGAGCTGAGTCTTTTGGAAAACGTCATGCTGCCCGCCCTCAAGCGGGGTATGAAGCAACGAGAGGCTAAGGAAAAGGCCCTGTACCTTCTGGAGAAGTTGGGACTGAAAGGAAAGGAGCACAGAAAACCTTACCAAGTTTCGGGAGGAGAACAACAACGCACCGCCATAGCCAGAGCCCTCATCAACGATCCCTCTCTACTCTTAGCAGACGAGCCCACCGGTAACCTGGATTCTACCAACACCTCCGTAGTTATGGACATATTCCGTAGGATAAACGCAGAAGGTACCACAGTGGTGATGGTGACCCACGAGATGGAGTTGGTCCAAAAGGTGGGTAGAGTGGTGGAGATGAAGGACGGTAGGTTAGTCCCCTTCCCATATGATGGATCCTAA
- a CDS encoding YggS family pyridoxal phosphate-dependent enzyme, with protein MICERIERVLERIHKACQRAGRREEEVTLLVASKYADAHQIKEAFGCGVSIFGESRVQDFLKKYEQLASLPIRWHFIGRLQSNKVKYIIEKVELIHSLDRNSLAEEIDARAKKAGKRQDVLIEVNVGEEETKGGVAPQELDRFFQYVLSLEGIRVLGLMCIPPYKEDPDQVRPYFRSLREMKERLEREYGVALPHLSMGMSHDFEVAIEEGATIVRLGSIIWEGD; from the coding sequence ATGATATGTGAGAGGATAGAGAGGGTTTTGGAGAGAATACATAAAGCCTGTCAGAGGGCAGGAAGAAGGGAGGAGGAGGTCACCCTTTTGGTGGCATCCAAGTATGCGGACGCTCACCAGATAAAGGAGGCCTTTGGGTGTGGTGTCAGTATCTTTGGGGAGAGTAGAGTTCAGGACTTTTTGAAAAAGTACGAGCAGCTGGCTTCTCTTCCCATAAGATGGCACTTTATAGGAAGACTTCAGTCCAATAAGGTAAAGTACATAATAGAGAAAGTGGAACTCATCCATTCCTTGGACAGAAACAGTCTGGCGGAGGAGATAGATGCAAGGGCCAAAAAGGCCGGTAAGAGGCAGGATGTTCTTATAGAAGTCAACGTAGGTGAGGAGGAGACGAAGGGGGGTGTGGCTCCTCAGGAACTGGATAGGTTCTTCCAGTACGTTCTCTCTCTGGAGGGCATCCGCGTGCTGGGTCTTATGTGTATACCTCCCTACAAGGAAGATCCTGACCAGGTTAGGCCCTACTTCAGAAGTCTGAGAGAGATGAAGGAGAGATTGGAAAGAGAGTACGGCGTTGCACTTCCTCACCTCTCCATGGGAATGTCCCACGACTTTGAGGTGGCTATAGAGGAAGGAGCCACCATAGTTAGGTTAGGATCCATCATATGGGAAGGGGACTAA
- a CDS encoding molybdopterin oxidoreductase Fe4S4 region, whose amino-acid sequence MLLKPTALPLTAKEFDEAKVGLCMGCGCGCSYIAYLKGDRLVDLYGHPADPRGMGSLCSKGMAYVQLVNTSPFRLKGFHLRQGEEFVSVSEGDAVSFLREALKGRVAVLMDRQTASYTDYLMLRELGDIYVDAPVVDFLPSTVDFSRWKDFKFILSWEAEPVYSEVMASRWLVDGVERGAYLVCLSSIHATVCAKASEKHLLNPWKQIEFLKEPPLPIKRFLQTVPSLVLVGTSLLASPFKNSVINILYQWRKKWKVEYSLVGDLMPYPAGTLQDLFNRLEQYDTFLVLGNLLRYFPPEALDVLKSKKVITFSLFPNFSVHHSHLVISCTFWTEREFIHFRNGFGTLYRTPPVLKPPQGTFHIPYILQLITQKREEPLTDLLLEAKPIETVEEKPLPKEGILLVCDNTLVEELGRWNLWTHELDKYQKAILSPATAKVMGVRDSVEIGGVRFPVEISSNVAEGVIWISSSFEEYQPYDPGVRPGAFMKNPFFRYEVLT is encoded by the coding sequence ATGCTTTTAAAACCAACAGCTTTACCTCTAACCGCCAAAGAGTTTGACGAGGCAAAAGTAGGCCTGTGTATGGGATGTGGGTGCGGATGTAGCTACATAGCGTACCTTAAAGGTGATAGGTTGGTGGACCTGTATGGCCATCCCGCAGACCCAAGGGGTATGGGAAGTCTGTGTAGTAAAGGGATGGCTTATGTGCAGCTGGTAAACACCAGCCCGTTTCGCCTCAAAGGCTTTCATCTTAGGCAAGGGGAGGAGTTTGTGTCGGTGTCTGAGGGTGATGCTGTTTCCTTTCTCAGAGAAGCTCTGAAGGGCCGTGTGGCTGTTCTTATGGATCGGCAGACAGCCAGCTACACCGACTACCTGATGCTTAGGGAACTGGGAGACATCTACGTAGATGCTCCCGTGGTGGATTTTCTACCTTCTACGGTGGACTTCTCCCGTTGGAAGGACTTTAAGTTCATCCTGTCGTGGGAAGCAGAGCCCGTCTATTCGGAGGTTATGGCCTCCAGGTGGTTGGTGGATGGGGTAGAAAGAGGAGCCTACCTGGTGTGCCTCTCTTCAATACACGCCACCGTATGTGCCAAGGCTTCCGAAAAGCATCTTCTTAACCCTTGGAAACAGATAGAGTTCCTCAAAGAGCCACCTCTTCCCATAAAGAGGTTTCTTCAGACAGTCCCTTCACTGGTTTTGGTGGGAACTTCTCTACTGGCTTCTCCCTTCAAAAACAGCGTCATAAACATACTCTATCAGTGGAGGAAAAAGTGGAAGGTGGAGTACAGCCTGGTGGGTGATCTCATGCCTTACCCTGCAGGAACCCTTCAGGATCTTTTTAACCGCCTTGAACAGTACGACACCTTTTTGGTGCTGGGTAACCTACTGAGATACTTCCCTCCTGAGGCTCTTGATGTTCTCAAAAGCAAAAAAGTGATAACCTTCTCCCTCTTTCCCAACTTCAGCGTTCATCACTCCCACCTGGTCATATCTTGTACCTTCTGGACAGAAAGGGAGTTCATCCATTTCAGAAATGGGTTCGGCACCCTCTACAGAACACCCCCCGTTCTGAAACCCCCTCAAGGAACCTTTCATATACCTTACATCCTTCAACTCATAACCCAAAAGAGGGAAGAGCCGCTTACTGACCTACTGCTGGAAGCTAAACCCATAGAAACTGTGGAAGAAAAGCCTCTACCCAAAGAAGGGATTCTCTTAGTGTGTGACAACACCTTAGTGGAAGAGCTGGGAAGGTGGAATCTCTGGACCCACGAGCTGGACAAGTATCAGAAAGCGATCCTTTCACCTGCTACTGCAAAAGTGATGGGAGTGAGGGACAGTGTGGAGATAGGAGGTGTTAGGTTTCCTGTGGAGATAAGCTCCAACGTGGCAGAGGGAGTCATCTGGATATCTTCCTCCTTTGAGGAATACCAACCTTATGATCCGGGAGTGAGGCCGGGAGCTTTCATGAAGAATCCCTTCTTCCGTTACGAGGTCCTCACATGA
- a CDS encoding CinA family protein, which translates to MIVSVCEPSFEKKPYILRTVGLSKDKVKKYHHVVWAGGIDLYFDREEEWLKALEEFKDYVYATQKVEMEQVVGQLLREKNLKLAVAESCTAGLLSARLVNVPGSSSYFLGGFITYANELKTKLLSVEESLIEKYGAVSEEVCRAMCIGVLEETDADVAVAITGVAGPSGSEKKPPGSLFVGVCTDKDVVVKYFRTEGDRNYNRFLFTQLALDELRKFVMERYP; encoded by the coding sequence ATGATAGTGAGTGTGTGCGAGCCTTCCTTTGAGAAAAAACCCTACATACTCCGTACAGTAGGTCTCAGCAAGGACAAGGTAAAGAAGTACCACCACGTAGTGTGGGCGGGAGGAATAGACCTCTACTTTGACAGGGAAGAGGAGTGGCTTAAGGCTCTGGAGGAGTTCAAAGATTACGTTTATGCTACCCAAAAGGTGGAGATGGAACAGGTGGTGGGACAGTTACTGAGAGAGAAGAACCTCAAGCTGGCTGTAGCCGAGAGTTGTACCGCAGGTTTGCTGAGCGCACGGCTGGTGAATGTACCAGGCAGTTCCTCCTACTTTCTGGGAGGCTTTATCACTTACGCCAACGAGCTTAAAACCAAACTTCTCAGTGTGGAAGAAAGCCTCATAGAGAAGTACGGTGCCGTTTCGGAAGAGGTCTGTAGGGCTATGTGCATAGGTGTTTTGGAAGAAACAGATGCGGACGTGGCTGTAGCGATAACAGGTGTGGCAGGCCCTTCGGGTAGCGAGAAGAAGCCTCCGGGTAGTCTCTTTGTGGGAGTCTGTACCGACAAGGATGTGGTGGTAAAATACTTCAGGACGGAGGGAGACAGAAATTACAACAGGTTTCTCTTCACCCAACTTGCCCTCGATGAGCTCAGAAAGTTTGTCATGGAGAGGTACCCATGA
- the lpxA gene encoding acyl-ACP--UDP-N-acetylglucosamine O-acyltransferase, with translation MKVHPTAVLEGNVELEEDVEIGPYTVLIGEIKIGKGTKIGARVTIKGKVTIGSHCRIYDGAIIGEEPQHLRYGGEPTEVIVGNNVIIREYVTIHRGTAIGIGKTIVEDDVLLMAYSHVAHDCIVRKGVIMANCATLGGHVEVGEYAFIGGLSAVHQWARVGAYAMVGGLSGVSLDIPPYTRASGQHALLYGVNTVGLERRGFTKEQIAIIKKAYRILFRSGMLKKDAIQLLLSEYGHHQEVRKLVEFLQTTRRGVARSAGS, from the coding sequence ATGAAGGTTCATCCTACCGCTGTGCTGGAAGGTAATGTAGAACTGGAAGAGGATGTGGAGATAGGCCCTTACACCGTGCTGATAGGTGAGATAAAGATAGGTAAGGGTACTAAGATAGGAGCTAGGGTCACTATAAAGGGAAAGGTGACTATAGGAAGCCACTGCAGAATTTACGACGGTGCCATCATAGGAGAGGAACCTCAGCACCTCCGTTATGGAGGGGAACCTACCGAGGTGATAGTGGGTAACAACGTTATCATAAGGGAGTACGTCACCATACACAGAGGCACCGCCATAGGTATAGGCAAAACCATAGTGGAGGATGACGTTCTTCTTATGGCATACTCCCACGTGGCTCATGACTGTATCGTCAGAAAAGGTGTCATCATGGCCAACTGTGCCACCTTAGGTGGACATGTGGAGGTGGGAGAGTATGCCTTCATAGGTGGGTTGTCTGCTGTACATCAGTGGGCAAGGGTGGGTGCTTACGCCATGGTGGGAGGTTTATCGGGTGTGTCTCTGGATATACCCCCTTACACGAGGGCTTCCGGACAGCATGCTCTCCTGTACGGAGTCAACACAGTGGGCTTAGAAAGAAGAGGGTTTACCAAGGAACAGATAGCCATCATTAAAAAAGCTTACAGAATACTGTTCAGGAGCGGCATGCTAAAGAAAGATGCCATACAGCTCCTTCTTTCCGAGTACGGCCATCATCAGGAGGTGAGGAAACTGGTAGAGTTTCTACAAACCACAAGAAGGGGAGTGGCACGCTCTGCAGGAAGCTAA
- a CDS encoding DUF4382 domain-containing protein codes for MKKKLALLLTVFAAGCGGGGGGSSSGSVPLYFTDDASIYPSVTVKVYQVNLCSDNNCNTKVNLYDNQNGLAVDLAKLNGVLQYINTANVPQGTYNRLEIILDKNLTITDPDGINHDAVFVDFSGNPNKPNVVHCDNNTQKCYIRFNGTIQPLSMGKLVVDFQLKEFKVDTSGQPWRVTEVKVSPITPSGINKMKLYLSVQAVSSDTITGTMGGKTYTVKVTPNTRCEIGGENFVGSDCVSQVQPNMCLEVKTTSDPAVTTNITALELEQENPEKCSMTGSLNYTIRKFKGQVFVFDPAQRILTISTPTQLLISFGVNDKTYCEYNDNYYNGTDCFSYLTPGKMVEVKADPYRVALKIEIED; via the coding sequence ATGAAAAAGAAACTGGCACTCCTGCTGACGGTCTTTGCAGCCGGTTGTGGAGGCGGTGGAGGTGGAAGTAGTTCGGGATCAGTACCCCTCTACTTTACAGACGACGCTTCCATTTATCCTTCCGTCACCGTCAAGGTATACCAAGTGAACCTTTGTTCCGACAACAACTGTAACACCAAAGTAAACCTCTACGACAACCAGAATGGCCTTGCCGTTGACTTGGCCAAGCTAAACGGTGTACTTCAGTACATCAACACCGCCAACGTACCTCAGGGTACCTACAACCGTCTTGAGATAATTCTAGACAAAAACCTAACCATCACCGACCCAGATGGAATTAATCACGATGCCGTATTCGTAGACTTTTCCGGAAATCCCAACAAGCCTAACGTAGTGCATTGCGATAACAATACCCAAAAGTGCTACATACGGTTTAACGGTACCATACAGCCCCTCTCTATGGGTAAACTAGTAGTAGACTTTCAACTTAAAGAGTTTAAAGTAGATACCTCTGGCCAACCTTGGAGGGTAACAGAGGTAAAGGTGTCACCTATTACCCCTTCTGGCATAAACAAGATGAAGCTGTACCTCAGTGTCCAAGCTGTATCTTCCGACACCATAACGGGTACTATGGGCGGTAAGACCTACACGGTAAAGGTCACCCCAAACACCCGGTGTGAGATAGGGGGAGAAAACTTCGTAGGTTCAGATTGTGTCAGCCAAGTGCAACCCAACATGTGTCTTGAGGTGAAGACCACCAGTGACCCTGCCGTCACCACCAATATAACAGCTCTGGAGCTGGAACAAGAAAATCCTGAAAAGTGCAGCATGACAGGCAGTTTGAACTACACCATCCGCAAGTTTAAAGGCCAGGTGTTTGTTTTTGATCCTGCTCAACGCATCCTTACCATCTCTACCCCCACTCAGCTTTTGATATCCTTCGGTGTAAATGACAAAACCTACTGTGAGTATAATGACAACTACTACAACGGTACAGATTGTTTCAGTTACCTTACTCCTGGAAAGATGGTGGAAGTAAAAGCCGATCCATATCGCGTGGCTCTCAAGATAGAGATAGAGGACTGA